One Solanum lycopersicum chromosome 4, SLM_r2.1 DNA window includes the following coding sequences:
- the LOC138348190 gene encoding uncharacterized protein, which produces MLLSEFDIVYVTQKAIKAQALADHLAENPVDKEYEPLKTYFHDEEVSFVGEDISEVYPGWRLFFDGAVNHQGKGVGAVLVSESGQHYPMAAKLRFDCTNNMAEYEACILGLKMAVDMNVYELLVIGDSDLLIHQVQGEWAVKNPKIVPYVQYVQNLCKRFRKIEFRHTPRIQNELADALATIASMIKHPDTDYIDPLDIDLKEHPIHCSHVESEPDGLPWYFDIKRYLESETYPEDATSNQKKSIRRMALNFFLNGEVLYRRTPDLGLLRCVDAAEAVRLIE; this is translated from the coding sequence AtgctgttgagtgagtttgacatcgtgtacgtgactcagaaggcaataaaagcacaagctttggctgatcatcttgcggaAAATCCCGTTGACAAAGAGTACGAACCTCTCAAGACGTATTTTCACGATGaggaagtgtcatttgtgggtgaggATATCTCTGAAGTttatccaggttggagattattcttcgaTGGAGCGGTGAATCACCAGGGTAAGGGTGTTGGAGCAGTCCTGGTAtcagaatctggtcagcactatcctatgGCGGCTAAACTACGATTCGactgcacaaacaacatggctgagTATGAAGCTTGCATTCTCGGTTTGAAGATGGCCGTTGACATGAATGTTTACGAGTtactggttattggagattcagacctcttgattcatcaggttcaaggagaatgggctgtgaagaacccGAAGATTGTACCTTACGTACAATATGTGCAAAATCTGTGTAAAAGGTTTcgcaagatcgagttcagacatactcccagaatacagaatgaattagctgatgctcttgccaccatcgcttcaatGATCAAACATCCGGATACTGATTACATCGACCCATTGGATATAGACTTGAAGGAACATCCAATCCATTGTTCACATGTTGAATCAGAACCAGatggtttgccttggtatttcgACATAAAGAGGTACTTGGAGTCTGAGACATATCCAGAAGACGCCACATCTAATCAAAAGAAGTCGATACGtcgtatggctctcaatttctttttgaatggagaagtcctttacaggaggactccagatttgggtcttttGAGATGCGTGGATGCTGCTGAAGCCGTGAGGCTTATTGAATAG
- the LOC138348191 gene encoding uncharacterized protein: protein MGVCGVVGESRLSFLGFCREGKERASVGETRERGKERREGDARERGEGVKWEVLFFLGMGSCGGQGREERGIGMGRVGADDGSGLNICPLTTLRQLNFDLGKLEQNQVNVRAFDGVQRDTLGAVTLTLQMGPAEFSAQFQVLDIDTSYNLLLGRPFIHMAGAVPSTLHQMMKLVWKNEELVIHGEGSRSGKQVSVIDEMPQGADFYTVELVNATNEDLALNSMPTVYKMITTVMLQNGFEPGFGLGRDSQGIIEPVPVLAQGSKYGLGYIPTDDDMKMKRRRDQELTKPIPHLYHSFPVREHAEPEDDGEGICDLFKEINAVIEEEAEPAGFRDAEPGEMLKNWTSTPILMSRTFGNVSYKPANVMSCHELNEQNEANDDEADDYDEESGEPDYVVEEFRQFENQHKPNLEETETVNLGDSECVKEVKISTHLNETQKESLIHLLAEYNDVFVWEVGDMQGLSTDVVSHKLPINPGFEPVKQKTRKFKPELSLKIKEEITKQIESRLVEVTQYPTWLANVVPVAKKDGKIRICVDYRDLNKSFVDCYAGYHQILMDEEDAEKMAFITPWGVYHYRVMPFGLKNAGATYMRAMTTIFHDMIHKEIEVYVDDVIIKSRKSSDHLTHLRKFFERLRRYNLKLNPAKCAFGVPAGKLLGFIVSRRGIELDPSKIKAIQELPPPKTRKEVMSFLGRLNYISRFIAQSTVREGSPLLLYLSVSDNAFGCVLGQHDETGKKEKAIYYISKKLTPYESRYTLLERTCCALTWLAQKLRHYLSSYTTYLISRMDPLKYIFQKAMPTGKLAK, encoded by the exons ATGGGAGTCTGCGGGGTTGTTGGCGAGTCGCGTCTGAGTTTTCTGGGTTTCTGTCGAGAGGGGAAGGAGAGAGCGAGCGTGGGGGAGACGCGGgagagagggaaggagaggcGTGAGGGAGACGCGAGAGAGCGTGGGGAGGGGGTCAAGTGGGAGGTGCTGTTCTTCCTGGGAATGGGGTCGTGTGGTGGGCAAGGGAGAGAAGAGAGGGGAATAGGGATGGGTCGGGTCGGAGCGG ATGATGGGTCCGGTTTGAATATTTGCCCATTGACGACGTTGAGGCAACTAAATTTTGACCTTGGGAAACTGGAGCAGAATCAGGTCAATGTAAGGGCATTTGATGGTGTGCAAAGAGACACCTTAGGGGCAGTGactttgacccttcaaatgggcccCGCAGAGTTCAGTGCGCAATTCCAAGTATTGGACATAGACACTAGCTAcaaccttcttttgggaaggccgTTTATCCACATGGCTGGAGCCGTCCCCTCTACTCTCCATCAGATGATGAAGCTTGTatggaaaaatgaagagttagtGATTCACGGCGAGGGAAGTCGCTCGGGCAAGCAGGTGTCGGTCATTGATGAGATGCCGCAAGGCGCAGACTTTTACACAGTGGAGCTGGTGAATGCCACCAACGAAGATTTGGCCCTCAACTCCATGCCAACCGTGTACAAAATGATAACCACGGTGATGCTGCAAAATGGGTTCGAGCCAGGTTTCGGATTGGGAAGAGATTCCCAAGGAATTATTGAGCCTGTTCCGGTCCTTGCTCAGGGATCaaagtatggtttggggtacatccccacagatgatgatatgaagatgaagaggagaAGGGATCAAGAGTTGACTAAGCCGATCCCGCATCTCTATCACTCCTTTCCAGTTCGGGAGCATGCCGAGCCTGAAGACgacggggaaggaatctgtgatCTGTTCAAGGAGATCAATGCCGTCATAGAGGAGGAGGCTGAGCCAGCTGGATTTCGTGATGCTGAACCGGGGGAGATGCTGAAAAATTGGACGTCCACACCAATCCTGATGTCCCGGACTTTTGG taatgtaagttacaaacctgccaacgtcatgtcatgtcatgagctaAACGAACAAAATGAGGCAAATGACGACGAGGCTGACGACTACGACGAAGAAAGTGGGGAACCAGACTATGTAGTAGAAGAGTTTCGACAGTTCGAGAATCAACATAAACCGAATCTGGAGGAAACAGAGACGGTAAATTTGGGAGATTCAGAatgtgtcaaagaggttaagatcagcacTCACCTGAATGAAACTCAGAAGGAGAGCCTAATTCATTTGCTTGCCGAATACAACGATGTGTTTGTTTGGGAGGTCGGTGACATGCAGGGGTTGAGTACTgatgtcgtatctcataagctgCCTATCAATCCAGGGTTCGAGCCAGTGAAGCAAAAGACTCGGAAATTCAAGCCTgaattgagtttgaagattaaggaGGAAATCACCAAGCAGATAGAGTCCCGGTTGGTAGAAGTAACGCAATATCCCACCTGGTTGGCGAATGTCGTTCCGGTcgccaagaaagatggaaaaatcaggatttgcgttgattacagagatctcaacaag tcatttgtggattgttacgcgGGTTATCACCAGATTCTGATGGATGAGGAAGACGCGGAGAAAATGGCCTTCATCACACCTTGGGGGGTGTATCACTACAGGGTGATGCCGTTTGGGCTCAAAAACGCCGGTGCTACCTACATGAGAGCCATGACGACCATCTTTCATGACATGATTCACAAGGAAATCGAAGTGTACGTGGACGATGTTATAATCAAATCCCGCAAGAGTTCGGATCATTTGACACACCTGCgaaaattctttgaacgtttgCGTAGATACAACTTGAAGCTAAACCCCGCCAAATGTGCTTTTGGAGTCCCAGCTGGGAAATTGTTAgggtttatagtcagcagaagaggtattgagctcgacccttcCAAGATCAAAGCAATTCAGGAGTTACCTCCGCCGAAgacgagaaaagaggtgatgagtttcttagggaggttaaactatatcagccggtttatagcacaatcgacggtg cgagaagggagtcctttgttgctATATTTGTCTGTCTCGGATAACGCCTTTGGAtgtgtacttggtcaacacgacgagacagGGAAAAAGGAAAAGGCTATCTACTACATCAGCAAGAAACTTACTCCGTACGAGTCTCGTTACACTTTGCTGGAAAGAACATGCTGTGCTCTGACGTGGCTTGCCCAGAAGCTGAGGCACTACCTGTCGTCGTATACTACATATCTTATCTCCAGGATGGATCcgttgaagtatattttccagaaagcgatgCCGACTGGGAAGCTAGCTAAATGA